One Paenarthrobacter aurescens TC1 DNA window includes the following coding sequences:
- a CDS encoding putative MaoC-like domain protein (identified by match to protein family HMM PF01575) produces MNHPQPVILGELPSLSKLYVNAATTAARRRVLGASTGKSKLPAVSHEVRGVRADVGNLTAYQHLVGETASDILPAGYVHALAFPVSMSVMNRDDFPLPLLGMIHLRNHVEQRMPIHFSDSLDIRSWAENLSAHRAGTMLDLVAEVHAGSSGDLLWRGVSTYLAKGVFLPGIDKPGSVNGASGASDFSPPDPTALWQLGLDIGRSYATVSGDFNPIHLSVLSAKALGLRGSIAHGMYLASRALADVGAVKADSFIWDVAFEAPVFLPTRVALDITTVQSASGRWERSDYVAWNPRSGRRHFIGSVSALL; encoded by the coding sequence ATGAACCATCCCCAGCCCGTTATCCTCGGTGAGCTGCCATCGCTGTCCAAGCTGTACGTCAACGCGGCCACAACGGCAGCCCGTAGGCGGGTCCTCGGGGCCAGCACAGGAAAGTCGAAGTTGCCGGCTGTCAGTCACGAGGTGAGGGGGGTCCGGGCCGACGTCGGCAACCTGACCGCGTACCAGCACCTGGTAGGGGAGACGGCAAGCGATATTCTCCCGGCAGGATATGTCCACGCTTTAGCCTTTCCTGTTTCCATGAGTGTCATGAACCGCGACGACTTCCCGTTGCCGCTCCTGGGCATGATCCACCTAAGGAACCACGTAGAGCAGCGGATGCCGATCCACTTCTCCGACTCTTTGGATATCCGGTCCTGGGCGGAGAACCTCTCCGCCCACAGGGCGGGAACAATGCTGGACCTGGTGGCGGAGGTCCACGCCGGCTCCAGCGGAGACCTGCTGTGGCGAGGCGTCTCCACCTACCTTGCCAAGGGCGTCTTCCTGCCGGGCATCGACAAGCCGGGCAGCGTCAACGGAGCATCGGGAGCCTCGGACTTCTCACCCCCGGACCCCACTGCCCTGTGGCAGCTTGGCCTGGACATCGGGCGCAGCTACGCCACCGTTTCGGGTGACTTCAATCCGATCCACTTAAGTGTCCTATCGGCCAAAGCACTGGGGCTGCGAGGATCCATTGCGCACGGCATGTACTTGGCCTCGCGTGCGCTGGCTGACGTTGGTGCCGTCAAGGCGGATTCCTTCATCTGGGACGTGGCCTTTGAGGCTCCAGTGTTCCTGCCAACGCGGGTTGCCTTGGACATCACCACGGTCCAGTCGGCTTCTGGACGCTGGGAACGATCGGACTACGTTGCGTGGAATCCCCGCAGCGGCAGGCGGCACTTCATTGGCAGCGTTTCGGCCTTGCTCTGA
- a CDS encoding oxidoreductase family, NAD-binding Rossmann fold domain protein (identified by match to protein family HMM PF01118; match to protein family HMM PF01408) has translation MSIRTIPSGQLNGHGLQAKLRIAVVGAGYWGPNLARNLKASPDWDLVAICDLDVERGLKLAETVGGVAVVESLDELLDTYNLDAIAVATPAHTHHGVVMTALRAGKHVLVEKPLADSRAKGLEMVDEAKARRLVLMADHTYCFTPAVLKIQELVSSGALGDILYVDSVRINLGLVQPDVNVFWDLAPHDLSILDFVLPGGLHPTEISAHGADPLGTGRDCVGHLTFGLPNDAMVHIHVNWLSPTKIRQMIIGGSKRTLVWDDLNPQQRLSVYDRGVSLEHQPRSAADKRTSAISYRLGDTWSPALQEREPLGQVVSELASSIRNRTTPRTSGESGLRVLSVLEAVTKSLGTDGQSTIVAGNEVSLQVAR, from the coding sequence ATGAGCATACGAACCATTCCATCAGGACAACTGAACGGCCACGGACTACAAGCCAAGCTCCGAATCGCGGTGGTCGGGGCAGGATATTGGGGGCCCAATCTGGCACGGAACCTCAAGGCCAGCCCGGACTGGGATCTCGTGGCCATCTGCGACCTCGACGTCGAACGCGGCCTGAAGCTCGCAGAGACGGTCGGTGGGGTGGCCGTCGTCGAATCCTTGGACGAGCTGTTGGATACCTACAACCTGGACGCCATAGCCGTAGCGACGCCGGCGCATACCCACCATGGAGTGGTGATGACGGCCCTGCGCGCAGGTAAACACGTCCTGGTGGAAAAGCCGTTGGCCGACAGCCGGGCCAAGGGCTTGGAGATGGTGGACGAAGCAAAAGCCAGGAGATTGGTCCTTATGGCAGACCACACGTATTGCTTCACTCCGGCGGTCCTCAAGATCCAGGAACTGGTGTCCAGCGGCGCCCTGGGCGATATCTTGTACGTGGATTCCGTCCGCATCAATCTGGGGCTCGTCCAACCGGACGTCAACGTCTTCTGGGACCTGGCCCCGCATGACCTCTCCATCCTGGACTTCGTCCTGCCCGGCGGCCTGCATCCCACGGAAATTTCAGCTCACGGCGCGGATCCCCTGGGAACGGGCAGGGACTGCGTTGGACACCTCACCTTCGGTCTGCCCAATGACGCCATGGTCCATATTCATGTGAACTGGCTCAGCCCCACCAAAATCAGGCAAATGATCATCGGAGGGTCAAAGAGGACCCTGGTGTGGGACGACCTCAACCCCCAGCAACGCCTCAGCGTCTACGACCGCGGGGTCAGCCTGGAGCACCAACCCAGATCTGCCGCAGACAAACGGACCTCGGCCATCTCCTACCGCCTCGGCGACACGTGGTCCCCGGCGCTGCAGGAAAGGGAACCCTTGGGCCAGGTGGTCAGTGAACTTGCCTCCTCCATCCGCAACCGCACAACGCCACGGACCAGCGGTGAATCCGGGCTCCGCGTCTTGTCCGTGCTCGAAGCCGTCACCAAAAGCCTTGGTACAGACGGACAATCAACAATCGTCGCCGGGAATGAAGTCTCCCTCCAGGTTGCACGATGA
- a CDS encoding conserved hypothetical protein (identified by similarity to RF:ZP_00619294.1) has translation MREQFPGSSVERQRDYARQYEYLVLTVGPDDSLPDARRRLAEHSEYGKWELERSVLYLGGGRRFWLRRKVYSVQRTV, from the coding sequence ATGAGAGAACAATTTCCGGGCAGCTCCGTTGAGCGCCAACGAGACTACGCACGTCAGTACGAATACCTCGTTCTGACGGTGGGACCTGACGATTCGCTGCCGGACGCCCGGCGCCGGCTTGCCGAGCATTCCGAATACGGCAAGTGGGAACTCGAGCGCAGCGTGCTCTATCTCGGAGGCGGCCGGCGCTTTTGGCTGCGCCGTAAAGTCTATTCCGTGCAGCGAACCGTCTAA
- a CDS encoding putative Acetyltransferase protein (identified by match to protein family HMM PF00132), with translation MSELLLIAASGLAREVLAMVRSSGPFDVIGILDDDEDKLGRVVDGAHVLGPIRDALKFPHAMLLVCIGSGSGREGVVMRLRTLGLDDDRYATAIDPSVNVPEGCLIGRGSIILAHVSMTASVTIGSHVVAMPGVTFTHDDLIGDYVTLASGVSLGGNVHIGRAAYIGMNASVRERLTIGAKATIGMGAAVLSDVPEDETWAGVPARVIRRGNSPALEGAQ, from the coding sequence ATGAGCGAACTACTCCTCATTGCTGCAAGCGGCCTCGCCCGGGAGGTGCTTGCCATGGTCCGCAGCAGCGGGCCCTTCGACGTCATTGGGATCCTCGACGACGACGAAGACAAACTTGGGCGCGTAGTAGATGGGGCCCATGTGCTGGGCCCCATCCGCGACGCCTTGAAATTCCCCCATGCGATGCTCCTGGTCTGCATCGGCTCAGGAAGTGGGCGGGAGGGCGTCGTAATGCGGCTACGGACACTCGGACTCGACGATGACCGCTACGCGACAGCGATCGATCCATCTGTGAACGTTCCCGAGGGCTGCTTGATTGGCCGCGGAAGCATCATCCTGGCCCACGTCAGCATGACGGCATCCGTCACTATCGGCAGCCATGTCGTCGCGATGCCGGGAGTAACCTTCACCCACGATGACCTCATCGGCGACTACGTCACGTTGGCCTCCGGCGTGTCACTGGGCGGTAACGTCCACATCGGCCGGGCAGCCTACATAGGAATGAATGCCAGTGTCCGCGAGCGCCTGACCATCGGTGCGAAAGCAACGATCGGAATGGGCGCTGCCGTCCTCAGCGACGTCCCGGAAGACGAGACGTGGGCCGGTGTCCCTGCCCGGGTGATCAGGCGGGGCAACTCTCCGGCGCTGGAGGGGGCCCAGTGA
- a CDS encoding putative DegT/DnrJ/EryC1/StrS aminotransferase family protein (identified by match to protein family HMM PF01041), with translation MTISETRLARIDVMKPWLGEEETQAVAEVIASGWVAQGPKVRQFEDAFAAEQQADFAIATSSCTSALHLALAVAGVGPGDDVVVPSFSFIATANAATYVGARPVFADVDMHTGCVTAATIKAALTPATTAVIAVDQGGVPVDLEPIRALCDPLGIIVVEDAACAIGSRYRGRPVGSNAELAAWSFHPRKILTTGEGGMITTPRQEYGDRARRLREHAMSVSAADRHASLLAPAEEYLEVGFNYRMTDLQAAVGLVQLGRLQAVVQRRRQLAATYANAFAGVEGLRLVSDPHYGISNFQSCWLEIGPAFPLGREALLTRLAGDGISARRGIMAAHRQPAYSGADTGSAELGVTEWLSDHTLILPLYHELSLQDQVRVIDSVLRAAGQP, from the coding sequence ATGACCATCTCCGAAACCCGATTGGCCCGCATTGATGTCATGAAGCCGTGGCTTGGCGAAGAAGAGACCCAAGCCGTTGCTGAAGTGATCGCATCAGGTTGGGTTGCACAGGGCCCCAAGGTGCGGCAATTCGAAGACGCCTTCGCAGCCGAGCAACAAGCCGACTTTGCCATTGCAACGTCGAGCTGCACCTCGGCACTGCACCTGGCGCTCGCCGTCGCTGGAGTTGGACCAGGGGATGACGTGGTGGTGCCGTCGTTCTCCTTCATTGCCACCGCCAACGCGGCAACATACGTGGGCGCGCGGCCGGTCTTCGCCGACGTCGACATGCATACAGGCTGCGTTACTGCAGCAACCATCAAGGCCGCCCTGACACCCGCCACCACAGCGGTGATCGCCGTCGACCAAGGCGGAGTCCCTGTTGACCTGGAACCCATCCGGGCACTCTGCGATCCTCTCGGAATCATCGTGGTGGAAGACGCTGCGTGCGCTATCGGCTCCAGATACCGCGGACGACCTGTAGGTTCCAACGCCGAGCTGGCCGCATGGTCCTTCCATCCGCGCAAGATCCTCACCACGGGAGAGGGCGGGATGATAACCACTCCTCGCCAGGAATACGGTGACAGGGCACGACGGCTTCGCGAACACGCCATGAGCGTTTCAGCCGCCGACCGCCACGCCAGCCTGCTCGCCCCCGCTGAGGAGTACCTCGAAGTCGGGTTCAACTACCGCATGACCGACCTTCAGGCCGCCGTCGGACTTGTCCAACTCGGCCGTCTCCAAGCAGTTGTCCAACGGCGGCGTCAGCTCGCCGCTACCTACGCCAACGCCTTCGCCGGCGTCGAAGGCCTCCGGCTGGTCAGCGACCCCCATTACGGCATCAGCAACTTCCAATCGTGCTGGTTGGAGATCGGCCCGGCGTTCCCGCTGGGACGGGAGGCGTTGTTGACCCGTTTGGCCGGAGACGGCATCTCTGCCCGCCGCGGAATCATGGCGGCGCACAGGCAGCCCGCGTATTCCGGTGCGGACACCGGCTCGGCTGAGCTGGGCGTTACTGAATGGTTGTCGGATCACACGCTCATCCTGCCGCTCTACCACGAACTGTCACTGCAGGACCAAGTCCGGGTCATCGACTCCGTGCTGCGCGCGGCGGGACAGCCATGA
- a CDS encoding putative UDP-glucose 4-epimerase (identified by match to protein family HMM PF00106; match to protein family HMM PF01073; match to protein family HMM PF01370; match to protein family HMM PF02719; match to protein family HMM PF04321; match to protein family HMM PF07993), whose protein sequence is MKELPGARVLVTGGAGTIGSTLVDQLLDAGAEHIDVLDNLVRGRRANLNEALSSGRVQLIEGDLRDRDLVHDLTKGKDLLFHQAAIRITQCAEEPRLALEVLVDGTFNVYEAAAAHKVDKLISASSASVYGMAEEFPTKESHHHHNNDTFYGAAKSFNEGMARSFRAMSGLDYILLRYFNVYGPRMDVHGLYTEVLVRWMERIVDGQPPLIFGSGHQTMDFIHTADVAKANVLAAVSNVREGVFNVASGTETSLAELAQTLLKVMDSPLRLEHGPERAVNGVARRLADITAAREALGFEAAIGLEDGLRSLVSWWRPLRAEIAAARTISRPTAPAVGAR, encoded by the coding sequence ATGAAAGAGCTTCCAGGGGCGCGTGTCCTGGTCACCGGAGGCGCCGGCACCATTGGATCGACGCTGGTTGACCAACTGCTCGACGCCGGTGCGGAACACATAGACGTGCTGGACAACCTCGTCCGCGGCCGACGCGCAAACCTGAACGAAGCCCTCTCCAGTGGGAGGGTGCAGCTGATCGAAGGCGACCTCCGTGACCGCGACCTCGTCCACGACCTCACCAAGGGCAAGGACCTTCTCTTCCACCAAGCCGCCATCCGCATCACCCAATGCGCGGAAGAACCACGGCTGGCCCTCGAAGTACTGGTGGATGGGACCTTCAACGTCTACGAGGCCGCCGCAGCACACAAAGTGGACAAGCTCATCTCAGCGTCAAGTGCCTCCGTTTACGGCATGGCGGAGGAATTTCCCACCAAAGAAAGCCATCACCACCACAACAACGACACCTTCTACGGTGCTGCAAAGTCTTTCAACGAAGGGATGGCACGGAGCTTCCGAGCCATGTCAGGCCTGGACTACATCCTGCTGAGGTATTTCAACGTTTACGGACCCCGCATGGACGTCCACGGCCTCTACACCGAGGTACTGGTCCGCTGGATGGAACGGATTGTCGACGGCCAGCCCCCGCTGATTTTCGGCAGCGGGCACCAAACCATGGACTTCATCCATACCGCGGATGTCGCCAAGGCGAATGTCCTTGCTGCCGTCAGCAACGTACGCGAGGGCGTCTTCAACGTGGCCAGTGGTACCGAGACCAGCCTGGCGGAACTCGCACAGACACTGCTGAAAGTCATGGACTCACCACTTCGACTGGAACATGGCCCGGAACGTGCCGTCAACGGAGTTGCCCGAAGACTTGCAGACATCACGGCAGCACGCGAAGCCCTGGGCTTCGAGGCGGCCATTGGCTTGGAAGACGGGTTGCGCTCCCTGGTTTCGTGGTGGCGTCCGCTTCGGGCCGAGATCGCTGCAGCCCGCACCATTAGTCGTCCAACAGCTCCGGCAGTGGGTGCGCGATGA
- a CDS encoding putative peptidase family M20/M25/M40 protein (identified by match to protein family HMM PF01546; match to protein family HMM PF07687): MRHRNLQPSNARRVSMSVIRPEDEVVRICQELIRIDSSNFGDDSGPGERAAAEYTAGLITEVGLEAEIFESAPGRANVVTRMAGEDPSADALVVHGHLDVVPALKDQWSVDPFSGELKDGLVWGRGAVDMKDMDAMILSVMRNFARTGRKPKRDIIFAFFADEEAGGTYGARYAVEHRRELFDGATEAISEVGGFSATIGGQRTYLLQTAEKGLSWLRLVAHGRAGHGSQINTDNAVTRLARAVTRIGEHKWPVELTPTTRQFLDGVTELTGVEFDADNPDILLKELGTVARFVGATLQNTSNPTFLRSGYKHNVIPESAEAFVDCRTLPGQQELVFETIKELAGDGIEISYVNKDVSLEVPFAGNLVDSMIDALHSEDPGAKVLPYTLSGGTDNKSLSKIGITGYGFAPLMLPDELDFTGMFHGVDERVPAESLQFGARVLNTLLTNY; encoded by the coding sequence GTGCGTCACCGGAACCTGCAGCCCAGCAACGCAAGGAGAGTTTCCATGTCTGTCATCCGCCCCGAAGACGAAGTCGTCCGGATCTGCCAGGAGCTCATCCGCATCGACTCCTCCAACTTCGGAGACGACTCGGGGCCGGGGGAGCGTGCGGCAGCTGAGTACACAGCCGGGCTGATCACCGAGGTTGGACTTGAAGCTGAGATCTTCGAGTCAGCCCCGGGCCGCGCCAACGTGGTAACCCGCATGGCAGGAGAAGACCCGTCGGCGGACGCCCTGGTAGTGCACGGGCACCTTGATGTTGTCCCGGCCCTCAAAGACCAATGGAGCGTGGACCCGTTCAGCGGCGAGTTGAAGGACGGCCTGGTCTGGGGTCGCGGCGCCGTGGACATGAAAGACATGGACGCCATGATCCTTTCAGTCATGCGGAACTTTGCCAGGACAGGACGCAAGCCCAAGCGCGACATCATTTTCGCTTTCTTCGCAGATGAAGAGGCCGGTGGCACCTACGGCGCCAGGTACGCGGTAGAGCACCGACGCGAACTTTTTGATGGCGCCACAGAGGCCATTTCCGAGGTAGGTGGGTTCTCTGCCACGATCGGCGGACAGCGGACCTACCTGCTGCAAACTGCGGAAAAGGGCCTCTCGTGGCTGCGCCTCGTAGCCCATGGCCGGGCAGGACACGGCTCCCAGATCAACACCGACAACGCTGTTACCCGGCTTGCCCGTGCTGTGACCCGCATCGGCGAACACAAGTGGCCTGTGGAGCTGACGCCCACCACCCGACAGTTCCTGGACGGCGTCACCGAACTCACCGGCGTCGAGTTCGACGCCGACAACCCGGACATCCTGCTGAAGGAACTTGGTACCGTGGCCCGGTTCGTCGGTGCCACCCTTCAGAACACTTCCAATCCCACGTTCCTGCGTTCCGGATACAAGCACAACGTCATCCCTGAGTCTGCCGAGGCGTTCGTGGATTGCCGCACACTGCCCGGACAGCAGGAGCTGGTGTTCGAGACCATCAAGGAACTCGCCGGGGACGGCATCGAGATCAGCTACGTCAACAAGGATGTTTCCTTGGAGGTGCCGTTTGCAGGGAACCTGGTGGACTCCATGATTGATGCGCTGCACTCCGAAGACCCGGGCGCCAAGGTCCTTCCCTACACGCTCTCCGGTGGCACAGACAACAAATCACTGAGCAAGATCGGCATCACCGGCTACGGGTTCGCTCCTCTGATGCTGCCCGACGAACTCGACTTCACCGGGATGTTCCACGGTGTTGATGAGCGCGTGCCGGCCGAATCCCTCCAGTTCGGTGCCCGCGTCCTGAACACGCTGCTGACTAACTACTAA
- a CDS encoding putative glucosyltransferase (identified by match to protein family HMM PF02397; match to protein family HMM TIGR03025), with amino-acid sequence MVKVPVLRIGKVAAPTGADHALAGSAFPAKNAIADVNPPASPWIDKSVAAQRTEKAGLAAPRSEVTLDFVPPVTRRTPRITFPRRGRSDWTHSLTNSLRMSDTALVAAAVFAGFALNTNGLSLAAESPAFTHHLMTGLILGLVWLGALEVYRTRDPKVLGVGPEEYKRVLSASFRVFGFLGIVAVVFRLDAVSSFVLVSLPLGLVALTGSRWSFRRWLSHEKSRGRCLSRAIVVGEPQDVRYVIKQINRKSGAAYDILGACLPGARRGAVLKVDHLRVPVLSSIYGIAHTVRQTGANAVIVAGPVPGGNQFIQELGWQLEENAAELVLAATLTNVAGPRIHWRPVEGLPLMHVDIPHYSGGKHTLKRLMDITVSASALLILSPILLLLAAIVHHDSPGPVLFRQERVGRRGTTFHMLKFRSMVVDAESRLEELNTRDEGAGVLFKIRGDPRITRCGRWMRKYSLDELPQFWNVLVGNMSLVGPRPPLAREVSGYERHTHRRLLIKPGITGLWQINGRSDLPWDEAVRLDLYYVENWSIAGDLIIMWRTFRAMIQPSGAY; translated from the coding sequence ATGGTGAAAGTTCCAGTCTTGCGTATAGGCAAGGTAGCGGCACCCACGGGTGCGGACCATGCCCTGGCGGGGTCAGCCTTTCCCGCAAAAAATGCCATCGCCGACGTCAATCCGCCGGCGTCTCCCTGGATTGACAAGTCCGTTGCTGCACAACGGACTGAAAAGGCGGGACTGGCGGCACCGAGGTCCGAGGTCACCCTGGACTTCGTGCCGCCAGTCACCCGCAGGACCCCTCGGATCACTTTCCCTCGCCGGGGCCGCTCCGACTGGACGCACTCGCTGACCAACAGCCTTCGCATGTCGGACACGGCCCTCGTTGCTGCGGCTGTGTTCGCGGGCTTTGCGCTCAACACCAATGGCCTGTCCTTGGCAGCGGAAAGCCCTGCGTTCACGCACCATCTGATGACGGGATTGATTCTTGGCCTGGTCTGGTTGGGTGCACTGGAGGTCTACCGCACCCGGGATCCCAAAGTTCTCGGCGTAGGACCCGAGGAGTACAAGCGCGTCCTGTCGGCCAGTTTTCGCGTATTTGGCTTCCTGGGCATCGTTGCCGTGGTTTTCCGGCTCGATGCCGTTAGTTCATTCGTGCTTGTCTCCCTGCCCCTTGGCCTGGTGGCGCTCACCGGCAGCAGGTGGAGCTTCCGCCGGTGGCTGAGTCACGAAAAGTCCCGTGGGCGCTGCCTCTCCCGCGCGATCGTTGTGGGTGAACCCCAGGACGTCAGATACGTCATCAAACAGATCAACCGAAAGTCCGGCGCCGCCTACGACATCCTCGGAGCATGTCTTCCAGGTGCCCGGCGTGGTGCGGTGCTGAAGGTGGACCACCTCCGCGTCCCTGTCCTGTCGTCGATCTACGGCATCGCCCACACAGTCCGGCAAACAGGGGCAAACGCAGTAATTGTGGCCGGCCCCGTTCCCGGAGGAAACCAATTCATTCAAGAGCTGGGGTGGCAGCTGGAGGAAAATGCCGCGGAGCTGGTCCTCGCAGCCACCCTGACCAACGTTGCCGGCCCGCGCATCCACTGGCGGCCCGTCGAGGGACTTCCCCTGATGCACGTGGACATCCCGCATTACTCCGGGGGCAAGCACACGCTCAAGCGCTTGATGGACATTACGGTCTCGGCGTCGGCATTGCTGATCCTGTCACCGATCCTGCTGCTCCTCGCCGCCATAGTCCACCATGACAGCCCCGGCCCCGTACTTTTCCGGCAGGAGCGGGTTGGCAGGAGGGGCACCACCTTCCACATGCTGAAGTTCCGTTCCATGGTGGTGGACGCCGAATCGCGTTTGGAAGAACTCAATACCCGGGATGAGGGCGCAGGTGTGCTCTTCAAGATCCGCGGCGACCCCCGCATCACCCGTTGCGGCCGGTGGATGCGAAAGTACTCCCTCGATGAATTGCCCCAGTTCTGGAATGTCCTGGTGGGCAACATGAGCCTGGTGGGGCCACGGCCACCCCTGGCCCGGGAAGTCAGTGGATACGAACGCCACACGCATCGTCGGCTGCTCATCAAGCCCGGTATCACCGGCTTGTGGCAAATCAACGGGCGGTCCGACCTTCCATGGGATGAGGCCGTGCGGCTGGACCTCTACTACGTCGAGAACTGGTCCATAGCGGGAGACCTGATCATCATGTGGCGGACCTTCAGGGCAATGATTCAACCCTCCGGAGCCTACTAA
- a CDS encoding hypothetical protein (identified by Glimmer2; putative): protein MTGHPLGGRFFVASWRVLVPFPARISGLFHLVAEPENT from the coding sequence ATGACCGGCCACCCACTGGGTGGCCGGTTTTTTGTGGCTTCCTGGCGCGTTCTTGTGCCGTTTCCAGCCCGGATTTCAGGCCTTTTCCACCTCGTCGCCGAGCCCGAAAACACGTAG
- a CDS encoding putative acyl-CoA dehydrogenase (identified by match to protein family HMM PF00441; match to protein family HMM PF08028), producing the protein MTPEEILPDELLERLRGRAAGYDQNNQFFHEDLEDLAAAGYLKLFVPEADGGAGLGLEAVAALQQRLATAAPATALAVNMHLVWTGVAQVMAARGDDSLDFVLKEAGQGEVFAFGISEAGNDSMLFDSGTVAELLPDGGYRFTGRKIFTSLSRGWTRLGTFGKDIDARDGEGELVFGFLRRDEPGHETLSDWDTLGMRASASNTTLLHGAVIPPDRIFRKLPVGPNKDLLIFAIFACFETLLAAVYTGVAERAFTLGVENVKRRVSAKYGGRSYAQDPDIRWKVADAALAMDGIYPQISAVARDVDNLVDHGALWFPKLVGIKSRATENARHVVDLAIRVTGGSSYFRGSEMERLYRDVLAGIFHPSNDESAHNTVANAWLGPLE; encoded by the coding sequence ATGACTCCCGAAGAAATCCTGCCCGACGAACTGCTCGAACGGCTCCGTGGCCGCGCAGCAGGATACGACCAGAACAACCAGTTCTTCCACGAAGACCTGGAAGACCTGGCGGCCGCCGGTTACCTGAAGCTGTTCGTACCGGAGGCCGACGGCGGCGCCGGACTCGGTCTCGAAGCAGTAGCCGCGCTGCAGCAGCGTCTCGCCACGGCTGCACCGGCCACAGCGCTGGCCGTGAACATGCACCTGGTGTGGACCGGCGTCGCGCAGGTCATGGCGGCCAGGGGAGACGACTCGCTGGACTTCGTACTCAAGGAAGCCGGACAGGGTGAGGTCTTTGCTTTCGGCATCTCCGAGGCCGGCAACGATTCCATGCTGTTCGATTCCGGCACGGTTGCAGAGCTGCTGCCCGATGGAGGCTACCGGTTCACCGGCCGGAAGATCTTCACCAGCCTCTCGCGCGGCTGGACCCGGCTGGGCACGTTTGGCAAGGATATCGATGCCAGGGACGGTGAGGGTGAGCTCGTCTTTGGATTCCTCCGCCGCGATGAGCCGGGCCACGAAACACTGAGCGACTGGGACACCTTGGGTATGCGTGCCAGTGCATCCAACACCACCCTCTTGCACGGGGCAGTGATTCCCCCGGACCGCATCTTCCGCAAACTGCCCGTGGGACCCAACAAGGACCTGCTGATCTTCGCGATCTTCGCCTGTTTCGAAACGTTGCTCGCCGCTGTGTACACCGGCGTAGCCGAGCGAGCGTTCACTCTGGGCGTGGAAAATGTGAAGCGTCGTGTGTCAGCCAAGTACGGTGGCCGCAGCTATGCGCAGGATCCGGATATCCGCTGGAAAGTGGCAGACGCCGCGTTGGCGATGGATGGGATCTATCCGCAGATATCCGCCGTTGCGCGAGACGTCGACAACCTGGTGGATCACGGGGCGCTTTGGTTTCCAAAGCTTGTGGGGATCAAGTCCCGCGCCACAGAAAATGCACGCCACGTAGTGGATCTGGCCATCCGGGTTACTGGTGGATCCAGTTACTTCCGCGGCTCCGAAATGGAGCGCCTGTACCGGGATGTGCTTGCCGGTATCTTCCATCCGTCAAATGATGAATCCGCGCATAACACCGTGGCCAACGCGTGGTTGGGGCCCTTGGAGTAG